A single Antechinus flavipes isolate AdamAnt ecotype Samford, QLD, Australia chromosome 5, AdamAnt_v2, whole genome shotgun sequence DNA region contains:
- the LOC127538037 gene encoding ras-like protein, whose translation MASCVHTSIGDSDGLTTKMYKLAVMGTCSVGKSALIMQFSRNHFVTEYDPTTQDFYSKDTMVDEEQCQLDIMDTTGNGAFYYLRDESISWGEGFLLVYAVNDLYSFENVNFFWDILQWLKGTDRVPVVLVANKVDVTNRLVDPTMGQEVARSFGFPYVETSAKTGQGVEQAFHELVREIQRKRAEE comes from the coding sequence ATGGCTTCTTGTGTCCATACCTCCATCGGTGATTCAGACGGACTCACAACCAAGATGTATAAGTTGGCGGTGATGGGCACCTGTTCTGTGGGCAAGAGTGCACTGATCATGCAGTTTAGTAGGAATCATTTTGTGACGGAGTATGACCCCACGACCCAAGATTTCTATAGTAAGGATACAATGGTGGACGAAGAGCAGTGTCAGCTGGACATCATGGATACCACAGGCAATGGAGCATTTTATTATCTGAGGGATGAGTCCATAAGCTGGGGAGAGGGATTCCTCTTGGTCTATGCAGTGAATGACCTCTACTCTTTTGAGAATGTGAATTTCTTCTGGGACATTCTGCAGTGGCTCAAGGGCACCGACCGCGTACCCGTGGTGTTGGTGGCAAACAAAGTAGACGTGACCAACAGGCTGGTGGACCCCACAATGGGCCAGGAGGTGGCCAGGAGCTTCGGGTTCCCTTATGTGGAGACCTCAGCCAAGACTGGACAAGGTGTGGAGCAAGCCTTCCATGAGCTGGTTCGAGAAATTCAGAGGAAGCGAGCTGAGGAGTAA